The Citrifermentans bemidjiense Bem genome window below encodes:
- a CDS encoding 3-oxoacyl-ACP synthase III: protein MKYSKVFIESFGYELAPVVVTSDELEARLEPLYKTLHFTPGQLQALTGIRERRWWEPGFQLSKGAVAAGKKALSAAGVPASEIGALLYTGVCRERFEPATACRVAAGLGISGNVAVLDLSNACLGVLNGILEVANRIELGQIRAGLVVSCESAREINDIMIARMLEDRSMENFASSLATLTGGSGAVAVLLTDGSFSKSGRRRLRGGLTQAAPEHHALCLWGITPDGKGGFAQSMSTDAVSVMNYGVELGRRTWEQFLPEVGWGEHDVDRVVCHQVGSAHQSAILKTLGIPLQKDFTSYEFLGNMGTVSLPLTAALADERDVLSEGDRVALLGIGSGLNCLMLGVDW, encoded by the coding sequence ATGAAGTATTCCAAGGTATTTATCGAATCTTTCGGCTACGAGCTGGCTCCGGTGGTCGTCACTTCCGACGAGCTGGAGGCGCGGCTCGAACCGCTTTACAAAACCCTGCACTTCACCCCCGGACAACTCCAGGCGCTGACCGGCATTCGCGAACGGCGCTGGTGGGAGCCTGGTTTCCAGCTTTCCAAGGGGGCCGTGGCCGCCGGCAAAAAGGCGCTTTCGGCTGCCGGCGTCCCTGCCAGCGAGATCGGGGCGCTCCTTTACACCGGCGTCTGCCGCGAGCGGTTCGAACCTGCCACCGCCTGCCGCGTGGCCGCCGGGCTCGGCATCTCGGGAAACGTCGCGGTGCTGGACCTCTCCAACGCCTGCCTCGGCGTCTTGAACGGCATCCTCGAGGTCGCGAACCGCATCGAGCTGGGGCAGATCCGCGCGGGTCTGGTGGTCTCCTGCGAGAGCGCCAGGGAAATCAACGACATCATGATCGCCCGCATGCTCGAGGACAGGAGCATGGAGAACTTCGCCAGTTCGCTCGCCACCCTCACCGGCGGCTCCGGCGCGGTGGCCGTGCTCTTGACCGACGGCTCCTTCTCCAAATCCGGCAGGCGGCGCCTGCGCGGCGGCCTGACCCAGGCGGCCCCGGAGCACCACGCCCTTTGCCTCTGGGGCATCACCCCCGACGGCAAGGGAGGCTTCGCGCAGTCCATGAGCACCGATGCGGTCAGCGTGATGAACTATGGGGTCGAGCTCGGCCGCCGTACCTGGGAGCAGTTTCTTCCCGAGGTGGGCTGGGGCGAGCACGACGTAGACCGGGTTGTCTGCCACCAGGTGGGCAGCGCGCACCAAAGCGCAATCTTGAAGACGTTGGGAATTCCGCTGCAGAAGGACTTCACCAGCTACGAATTCCTGGGGAACATGGGGACCGTCTCTCTGCCCCTCACGGCGGCGCTTGCCGATGAGAGGGACGTCCTCTCCGAGGGAGACCGGGTGGCGCTTCTTGGGATAGGGAGCGGACTCAACTGCCTGATGCTTGGGGTGGATTGGTAA
- a CDS encoding alpha/beta fold hydrolase: MTLDIKAHYPFTGRTLDLGGLSYHYLDEGAGEPVVMVHGNPSWSFYYRNLVLALRDNFRCIVPDHIGCGFSDKPGDDRYDYTLARRIDDLERLIDHLHPEGKITLVLHDWGGMIGMGYANRHPERIGRIVLLNTAAFHLPKEKPFPLGLKICRDTALGTLLVRGFNAFSVGASIVGCKKNPMPCELQQAYRSPYDSWANRIATLRFVQDIPLAPGDRNYDLVSEIAAGLERFADLPIAIFWGELDFVFDRTFLAEWRRRFPKAKVKNYPDAGHYILEDMKQEVVPMIAEFLRETKPGEIR; this comes from the coding sequence ATGACTCTTGATATAAAAGCGCACTACCCCTTCACCGGACGCACGCTGGACCTGGGCGGCCTCTCCTACCACTACCTCGACGAGGGCGCGGGCGAGCCTGTGGTCATGGTGCACGGGAACCCTTCCTGGTCCTTCTACTACCGAAACCTGGTGCTGGCGCTGCGCGACAATTTCCGCTGCATCGTTCCGGACCACATCGGCTGCGGCTTCTCGGACAAGCCCGGCGACGACCGCTACGACTACACGCTCGCGCGCCGCATCGACGACCTGGAGCGCCTGATCGACCACCTGCACCCGGAAGGGAAGATCACCCTGGTGCTGCACGACTGGGGCGGGATGATCGGCATGGGGTACGCCAACCGGCACCCGGAGCGGATCGGGCGCATCGTGCTCTTGAACACGGCCGCCTTCCATCTCCCCAAGGAGAAGCCCTTCCCGCTCGGGCTGAAGATCTGCCGCGATACGGCCCTGGGGACGCTTCTGGTGCGCGGCTTCAACGCCTTCAGCGTGGGGGCCTCCATCGTCGGCTGCAAGAAAAACCCGATGCCCTGCGAACTGCAGCAGGCGTACCGCTCCCCCTACGACTCCTGGGCGAACCGCATCGCCACGCTGCGCTTCGTGCAGGACATCCCGCTCGCCCCCGGCGACCGCAACTACGACCTGGTGAGCGAGATAGCGGCGGGTCTTGAGCGCTTCGCCGATCTCCCCATCGCCATCTTCTGGGGGGAGCTCGACTTCGTGTTCGACCGGACCTTCCTCGCCGAGTGGAGGCGCCGCTTCCCCAAGGCGAAGGTGAAGAACTACCCCGACGCCGGACACTACATCCTGGAAGACATGAAGCAAGAAGTCGTGCCGATGATTGCCGAATTCCTGCGAGAGACTAAACCCGGGGAGATCCGTTAA
- a CDS encoding type I polyketide synthase yields the protein MKQQSPSVAIVGIGGIFPDAPELTTFWNNIRNAKSAAREVPAGRWQLPADTAFHPEAGKPDHVYSKRGCFIDSIPPLASLSGLNIDPELASGLDPLFHLLLHAGKRAFDSAVTTGVDRSRIGVIIGNLALPSEKSAELSRALLGRNFEEKLLGHAGDAPIPQGLNRYVAGLPAGLLSAALGLGGGCCTLDAACASSIYAIKLACDELLSGRADAMLTGGLSRPDPLYTQMGFSQLRALSRRGICSPFDASGDGLVVGEGAGIFVLKRLEDAVAQGDKIYGVIKGIGLSNDVGGSLLAPLSDGQLRAMRAAYAKAGWEPQDVDLIECHATGTPVGDATEVASLRELWGETPEARKGCVIGSVKSNIGHLLTAAGSAALTKVLLSMAEETLPPTANFNAAPANFQLEQSPFRVLQSAAPWKRRGDSVPRRAAVSAFGFGGINGHLLVEEWLPESEATASPAPAKGCPIAVVGLDARFGEWQDLTSFQARVLGGGTPARPTQPKDWWGAEKSAWFAKEKLKETPFAGFYLDQFDQSPGQFRIPPKELEEMLPQQLLMLQSAAAAIADAGMDKKENLRAGVFIGIALDLNSTNFAFRWSIAEKARQWEKELGLNLSEQEFEQWVAQLREAAGPALSANRTMGALGSVVASRVAREFRCGGPSFTLSSEESSGLRALETAVRQLQSEEIDRAVVGAVDLAGDLRAAIGQHLGRPYSRFGSATPFDQSADGAIVGEGAASVILKRLEDAERDGDRIYAVIGGLGTASGDLMLPGTAAYRHALERAYGEAGITPDKVGYLEAHGSGHAAEDRMEAAALAEFFDDPAHAAASQRRLAVASVKADIGHTGAASGLASLVRGCLALYQEIIPGARSGERPLGKVSGSGSLFLPEASRFWLRNRCEGPRHAGVSVFGVDGSCSHVVLLGYDKEQPKAAAEKVAPLGGWEEYLFCVAGADREQLAERLQQLKQQAEKKPAPSLSALSHDLLSQRSLAGEPLAIALVARSLEELSSLCLQGERMVQSDPAYADAVLHPSLRDRIFFSAEPIGKSGKIGFVYPGSGNHFAGMGMELSARWPQVYRRQDGENLYLRDQFQPEQFWNGAPMESVNENHLAVIFGQVATGCAVTDVVRQFGIDPSAVIGYSLGESAGLFGSRTWIERDLMLSRMKASTLFTRDLAGECRAAREAWGETEGKEIHWSIGVVDAPAREVRRALKKTSRVYLLIVNTPDECVIGGDVKWVKHLVAMLDCRFFPLQGVTTVHCEVARQVANPYRDLHNFNTTPPAGVTFYSGAAGAAYQVHRRSAADSILSQAIEGIDYPKVIEAAYAEGVRYFIEMGPGGSCSRMIGRILAGRPHMARSVCLPGVDANSALLRLLAQLTSERVPVDFEPLFALAPARVSATALVGEGKSLRFTTGGDPFAPSRPGMEASAPAQAAPPVRPQAPVSAAPAATKVAVPQPPQIRRSTDAPVSTLSIPAADQVVAPTAPSTHNAATQAQPQAAQPQMGQPQVNPAPLQAVSPLPIQGAIQEPLLREFAAAQEASQQAHEAYLRVATDLSRSIAETLALQISLQQQMLAAGMPLDAASAFPATGNYPGWSPEPAAAVPAAPPVTVRPAPYPGALPALYDEQMCFEFAVGSVAKMLGPEFAEADSFPTRVRLPDTPLQLVHRIVALEGEPKSMTSGRVVTQHDVHPGAWYLDGGRIPTCIAVEAGQADLFLSGYLGIDFITKGLAVYRLLDAVVTFHRELPGPGETINYDIRIERFFRQGETYLFRFHFEATVNGEPLLSMRNGCAGFFTQGELDAGKGIVRGAIDLRPKTGKLPPDWKYLVPMQPAAYSADQLNALRRGDLAACFGPLFAGLRVGRPLTIPGGRMELVHRVMELVPDGGRCGLGFIRAEADIHPDDWFITCHFVDDRVMPGTLMYECCMHTLRIFLLRLGWVAESDGAAWQPVPGVASQLCCRGQVLETTKVVTYEVTVRELGYRPEPYAIVDALMYADGKPIVEITNMSAQLTGTNHQALLELWGAKGQELLSIIAAVPAQSAAGYDVKPAVYTKAQILAYSNGKPSEGFGDRYRIFDSGRKIARLPGPPFQFMDRVTAVRGEPWQMVPGAMAEAQYDIPVDEWYFAADRQARMPFSVLLEAALQPCGWLAAYVGSALTTPNDISFRNLGGTAVQHRAVTPETGTLTATATLTKAATSGGMIIQEFSFSVADRQGVLYEGDTMFGFFAKEALANQVGIREAAPHQPTAEEVARGKKLLYPESRPYPEKKLRMIDQIELYVADGGPAGLGYLKGTKLVDPNDWYFKAHFYEDPVTPGSLGLESFLQLVKFAAVERWGWQEGDTLAAVALEREHRWLYRGQVVPTNKEVTVVAWITAVDDANKVLTAAGFLYVDGRAIYQMNDFTLQLERG from the coding sequence ATGAAGCAGCAGTCGCCTTCCGTGGCAATCGTCGGCATCGGCGGGATCTTTCCCGACGCGCCGGAACTGACAACTTTCTGGAATAACATCCGCAACGCTAAAAGCGCCGCCCGCGAGGTCCCGGCCGGGCGCTGGCAGCTCCCGGCCGATACCGCCTTCCACCCGGAGGCGGGAAAGCCGGACCACGTCTACTCCAAGCGCGGCTGCTTCATCGACTCCATACCTCCCCTGGCGAGCCTTTCGGGGCTCAACATCGACCCGGAGCTTGCCTCGGGGCTCGATCCCCTGTTCCACCTGCTGCTGCACGCCGGCAAAAGGGCCTTCGACTCCGCCGTCACCACCGGGGTCGACCGCTCCCGTATCGGCGTCATCATCGGCAACCTGGCGCTTCCCAGCGAGAAATCCGCCGAGCTCTCCCGCGCCCTTTTGGGACGGAACTTCGAGGAGAAACTCCTCGGGCACGCGGGGGACGCACCGATCCCGCAGGGGCTGAACCGCTACGTGGCCGGTCTCCCTGCGGGCCTTCTTTCCGCGGCTCTCGGCCTGGGTGGCGGCTGCTGCACCCTCGACGCAGCCTGCGCCTCCTCCATCTACGCCATCAAGCTTGCCTGCGACGAGCTTCTCTCCGGTCGCGCCGACGCCATGCTCACCGGCGGGCTCTCCCGTCCCGACCCGCTCTACACCCAGATGGGCTTCTCCCAACTGCGCGCGCTGTCGCGCCGCGGCATATGCTCCCCGTTTGATGCGAGCGGCGACGGCCTGGTCGTGGGCGAAGGCGCGGGTATCTTCGTGCTGAAAAGGCTCGAGGACGCCGTGGCGCAGGGAGACAAGATCTACGGCGTAATCAAGGGAATAGGTCTTTCCAACGACGTGGGTGGGAGCCTCCTGGCCCCCCTTTCCGACGGGCAGCTGCGCGCCATGCGCGCCGCCTACGCCAAAGCGGGATGGGAACCGCAGGACGTCGACCTGATCGAGTGCCACGCAACAGGCACCCCGGTAGGTGACGCCACCGAAGTCGCGAGCCTCAGGGAGCTTTGGGGCGAGACGCCAGAAGCGCGTAAAGGGTGCGTCATCGGGTCGGTCAAGTCGAACATCGGCCACCTTCTGACCGCGGCTGGTTCGGCAGCACTCACCAAAGTGCTCCTGTCCATGGCGGAGGAGACGCTTCCCCCCACCGCCAACTTCAACGCCGCGCCGGCCAACTTCCAGCTGGAACAAAGCCCCTTCCGGGTGCTGCAGAGCGCCGCTCCCTGGAAAAGGCGCGGAGACTCCGTCCCGCGCCGCGCCGCCGTCTCCGCCTTCGGCTTCGGCGGCATCAACGGCCACCTGCTGGTCGAGGAGTGGCTCCCTGAGAGCGAGGCTACCGCCTCCCCCGCCCCGGCAAAAGGTTGCCCCATAGCCGTCGTGGGCCTGGACGCCCGTTTCGGAGAGTGGCAGGACCTCACCTCCTTCCAGGCACGCGTCTTGGGCGGAGGTACACCGGCCCGCCCGACCCAGCCCAAGGACTGGTGGGGAGCCGAGAAGAGCGCCTGGTTCGCCAAGGAGAAACTGAAGGAGACCCCCTTCGCCGGCTTCTATCTGGACCAGTTCGACCAGAGCCCTGGGCAGTTCCGCATTCCGCCCAAGGAGCTGGAAGAGATGCTCCCACAGCAGCTCCTCATGCTGCAGTCGGCCGCCGCGGCCATCGCCGACGCGGGTATGGACAAGAAGGAGAACCTGCGCGCCGGCGTCTTCATCGGCATCGCCCTCGACCTGAACAGCACCAACTTCGCCTTCCGCTGGTCCATAGCCGAAAAGGCGCGGCAGTGGGAGAAGGAGCTGGGCCTCAACCTGAGCGAACAGGAATTCGAGCAGTGGGTCGCGCAGCTGCGTGAAGCGGCCGGCCCGGCACTGAGCGCCAACCGGACCATGGGTGCTTTGGGAAGCGTCGTGGCGAGCCGCGTCGCCCGCGAGTTCCGCTGCGGCGGCCCCAGCTTCACCCTCTCCAGCGAGGAAAGCTCCGGCCTGCGCGCCCTGGAGACCGCGGTGCGCCAACTCCAAAGCGAGGAGATCGACCGCGCTGTAGTAGGCGCCGTCGACCTTGCCGGCGACCTGAGGGCGGCAATCGGCCAGCACCTGGGACGCCCCTACTCCCGCTTCGGCAGCGCAACCCCATTCGACCAGTCCGCAGACGGCGCCATCGTCGGGGAAGGCGCGGCCAGCGTGATCCTCAAACGTCTGGAAGACGCGGAGCGCGACGGGGACAGGATCTACGCCGTGATCGGCGGCCTGGGTACCGCCAGCGGCGATCTGATGCTACCAGGCACAGCCGCTTACCGGCACGCTCTGGAGCGCGCCTATGGCGAGGCCGGCATCACACCGGACAAGGTCGGCTACCTCGAAGCCCATGGCAGCGGGCACGCCGCCGAGGACCGCATGGAAGCGGCAGCCCTTGCCGAGTTCTTCGACGACCCCGCACACGCCGCAGCCTCACAAAGGCGCTTGGCCGTCGCCAGCGTCAAGGCGGACATAGGGCACACCGGCGCCGCCAGCGGCCTAGCCTCGCTGGTCCGCGGCTGCCTTGCGCTTTACCAGGAGATCATCCCCGGGGCCCGCTCCGGCGAGCGGCCGCTCGGAAAGGTCTCCGGAAGCGGTTCGCTCTTCCTGCCGGAGGCCTCGCGCTTCTGGCTCAGGAACCGCTGCGAGGGGCCGCGCCACGCCGGCGTCAGCGTCTTCGGTGTGGACGGCAGTTGCAGCCACGTGGTGCTTCTGGGGTACGACAAGGAGCAGCCGAAAGCTGCGGCCGAGAAGGTCGCGCCGTTGGGCGGGTGGGAGGAGTATCTCTTCTGCGTCGCCGGCGCCGACCGAGAGCAGTTGGCCGAGCGCCTGCAGCAGTTGAAGCAGCAGGCGGAGAAAAAGCCGGCGCCGTCCCTCTCCGCGCTATCGCACGACCTGCTCAGCCAGAGGAGCCTGGCCGGCGAGCCGCTGGCGATAGCCCTGGTAGCGCGCAGCCTCGAAGAGCTTTCATCCCTTTGCCTGCAGGGGGAGCGGATGGTGCAGTCCGACCCGGCCTACGCCGATGCGGTGCTTCACCCGTCGCTTCGCGACCGCATCTTCTTCAGCGCCGAGCCCATAGGGAAATCGGGCAAGATCGGCTTCGTCTATCCAGGTTCCGGCAACCACTTCGCCGGGATGGGGATGGAGTTGTCCGCCCGCTGGCCGCAGGTCTACCGCCGCCAGGACGGCGAGAACCTCTACCTGCGCGACCAGTTCCAGCCGGAGCAGTTCTGGAACGGCGCCCCCATGGAGAGCGTCAACGAGAACCACCTGGCGGTCATCTTCGGCCAGGTCGCTACCGGCTGCGCCGTGACCGACGTGGTGCGGCAATTCGGCATCGACCCCAGCGCCGTGATCGGCTACAGCCTGGGAGAATCCGCGGGCCTCTTCGGCAGCCGCACCTGGATCGAGCGCGACCTCATGCTGTCGCGCATGAAGGCCTCCACCCTCTTCACCCGCGACCTGGCCGGCGAATGCCGCGCCGCCCGGGAGGCTTGGGGGGAAACCGAGGGGAAGGAAATCCACTGGAGCATCGGCGTGGTCGACGCCCCGGCCCGCGAGGTGCGGCGCGCGCTGAAGAAAACCTCGCGCGTCTACCTCCTCATTGTCAACACCCCCGATGAATGCGTCATCGGCGGCGACGTGAAGTGGGTGAAGCATCTGGTCGCCATGCTGGACTGCCGCTTCTTCCCGCTGCAGGGTGTCACCACGGTGCACTGCGAGGTGGCGCGCCAGGTGGCCAACCCTTACCGTGACCTGCACAACTTCAACACCACCCCTCCTGCTGGGGTTACCTTCTACAGCGGCGCCGCCGGCGCGGCGTACCAGGTTCACCGGCGCTCCGCAGCCGACTCGATCCTCTCCCAGGCCATCGAGGGGATCGATTACCCCAAGGTGATCGAGGCGGCCTACGCCGAAGGGGTAAGGTACTTCATCGAGATGGGACCGGGCGGCTCCTGCAGCCGCATGATCGGCCGCATCCTCGCCGGACGCCCCCACATGGCGCGTTCCGTCTGCCTCCCCGGGGTGGACGCCAATTCGGCCCTGCTGCGGCTTTTGGCCCAGCTCACCTCCGAGCGCGTTCCCGTCGACTTCGAACCGTTGTTCGCCCTCGCACCGGCGCGTGTCAGCGCCACGGCCTTAGTCGGCGAGGGGAAATCCCTTCGCTTCACTACCGGCGGCGACCCCTTTGCACCGTCGCGCCCGGGAATGGAAGCTTCCGCACCGGCACAGGCGGCACCGCCTGTCAGGCCGCAGGCGCCCGTTTCCGCCGCACCTGCCGCAACCAAGGTAGCCGTACCGCAGCCCCCCCAGATAAGGCGGTCCACAGATGCGCCGGTAAGTACGTTGTCGATTCCGGCTGCAGATCAAGTGGTTGCACCGACAGCACCATCGACACACAATGCCGCAACTCAGGCGCAGCCTCAGGCGGCTCAGCCCCAGATGGGGCAGCCGCAAGTGAACCCCGCGCCACTACAGGCCGTTTCGCCGCTCCCCATCCAGGGTGCGATCCAGGAACCGCTGCTGCGCGAATTCGCCGCCGCCCAGGAAGCATCCCAGCAGGCCCATGAGGCTTACCTGCGCGTCGCCACCGACCTGAGCCGTTCCATCGCCGAGACGCTGGCGCTGCAGATATCCCTGCAGCAGCAGATGCTGGCCGCGGGGATGCCACTGGATGCGGCATCTGCTTTCCCGGCAACGGGTAATTATCCGGGATGGTCTCCGGAACCGGCTGCGGCAGTACCCGCAGCCCCCCCGGTGACAGTGCGGCCTGCCCCCTACCCCGGCGCCCTTCCCGCGCTCTACGACGAGCAGATGTGCTTCGAGTTCGCCGTGGGCTCCGTCGCCAAGATGCTCGGGCCCGAGTTCGCCGAGGCGGACAGCTTCCCGACCCGCGTCCGGCTCCCCGACACGCCGCTGCAACTGGTGCACCGCATCGTGGCGCTGGAGGGTGAGCCCAAATCCATGACCAGCGGCCGCGTGGTGACCCAGCACGACGTGCATCCGGGCGCCTGGTACCTGGATGGTGGCCGCATCCCGACCTGCATCGCAGTCGAGGCCGGTCAGGCGGACCTCTTTCTTTCCGGCTACCTGGGGATCGACTTCATCACCAAGGGACTGGCGGTATATCGCCTGCTGGACGCCGTGGTCACCTTCCACCGCGAGCTCCCGGGGCCGGGCGAAACCATCAACTACGACATCCGCATCGAGCGCTTCTTCCGCCAGGGCGAGACCTACCTGTTCCGTTTCCACTTCGAGGCGACGGTGAACGGGGAGCCGCTTCTATCCATGCGCAACGGCTGCGCCGGGTTCTTCACCCAGGGCGAACTGGACGCCGGCAAGGGGATCGTGCGGGGCGCCATCGACCTCCGCCCCAAGACAGGCAAGCTCCCGCCGGACTGGAAGTACCTGGTGCCGATGCAGCCAGCAGCCTACAGCGCGGATCAGTTGAACGCGCTACGCAGGGGGGATCTCGCGGCCTGCTTCGGCCCCCTCTTCGCAGGACTTCGCGTAGGCAGACCACTAACCATACCGGGCGGCAGGATGGAACTCGTGCACCGCGTCATGGAACTGGTGCCCGACGGCGGTCGCTGCGGCCTGGGCTTCATCCGCGCCGAGGCCGACATCCACCCGGACGACTGGTTCATCACCTGCCACTTCGTCGACGACCGCGTCATGCCCGGCACCCTCATGTACGAGTGCTGCATGCACACGCTGCGCATCTTCCTGCTGCGCCTGGGATGGGTCGCCGAGTCTGACGGCGCCGCGTGGCAACCCGTTCCCGGCGTCGCCAGCCAGCTTTGCTGCCGCGGTCAGGTGCTGGAGACAACCAAGGTGGTCACCTACGAGGTCACGGTGCGCGAGCTCGGTTACCGCCCCGAGCCCTACGCCATCGTGGACGCTCTGATGTACGCCGACGGCAAGCCGATCGTCGAGATCACCAACATGTCCGCCCAGCTGACCGGAACCAACCATCAAGCGCTGCTTGAACTTTGGGGTGCCAAGGGCCAGGAACTGCTTAGCATAATAGCTGCTGTGCCGGCCCAGTCAGCCGCCGGCTACGACGTGAAACCTGCCGTCTACACCAAGGCGCAGATCCTCGCTTACAGTAACGGCAAGCCGTCCGAAGGGTTCGGCGACAGGTACCGGATCTTCGACAGCGGGAGAAAGATCGCCCGGCTCCCCGGACCTCCCTTCCAGTTCATGGACCGGGTCACCGCGGTGCGTGGCGAGCCCTGGCAGATGGTCCCCGGAGCGATGGCCGAAGCGCAGTACGACATCCCGGTGGACGAGTGGTATTTCGCCGCCGACCGCCAGGCGCGCATGCCCTTCTCCGTGCTGCTTGAAGCGGCACTGCAGCCCTGCGGCTGGCTCGCAGCCTACGTGGGCTCCGCGCTCACCACCCCCAACGACATCTCCTTCAGGAACCTGGGAGGAACGGCGGTGCAGCACCGGGCCGTGACGCCTGAGACCGGCACGCTCACCGCGACCGCCACCCTCACCAAGGCGGCGACCAGCGGCGGGATGATCATCCAGGAGTTCAGCTTCAGCGTAGCCGACCGCCAGGGCGTCCTCTATGAGGGGGACACCATGTTCGGCTTCTTCGCCAAAGAGGCGCTGGCGAACCAAGTCGGCATCAGGGAAGCGGCCCCGCACCAGCCGACGGCGGAAGAGGTCGCGCGAGGAAAGAAGCTCCTCTATCCCGAGAGCCGCCCATACCCAGAGAAGAAGCTGAGGATGATCGACCAGATCGAACTCTACGTCGCCGACGGCGGCCCGGCCGGTCTCGGTTACCTGAAAGGGACCAAACTGGTTGACCCGAACGACTGGTACTTCAAAGCGCACTTCTACGAAGACCCGGTGACGCCGGGGTCGCTGGGGCTTGAGTCGTTCCTGCAACTGGTAAAGTTTGCGGCGGTCGAGCGTTGGGGCTGGCAGGAGGGTGACACTCTTGCGGCTGTGGCGCTGGAGCGGGAGCACCGCTGGCTCTACCGCGGCCAAGTGGTGCCGACCAATAAGGAAGTCACCGTAGTTGCCTGGATCACCGCCGTCGATGACGCCAACAAGGTACTTACTGCCGCCGGGTTCCTGTATGTGGACGGGCGTGCCATTTACCAGATGAACGACTTCACGCTGCAGTTGGAGCGGGGGTAG
- a CDS encoding fatty acid CoA ligase family protein, which yields MLESELVNIAAHLPEMAKRQPDTRAIIFPKQNRSLSFSELNTLSDRIARGLIANGICRGVRTVLMVTPSPEFFALTFALFKVGAVPVLIDPGLGIKNLKQCFAEAQPHAFIGIPKAHLARLIFGWGKETIRTWITVGPRLFWEGTTLNRIIDEHTDASPFVPAPTSSDDVAAILFTSGSTGVPKGAVYSHGNFAAQVQALKQVYGIEPGEIDLPTFPLFALFAPALGMTAVIPEMDFTRPGSVDPKKIIGAIHTYGVTTMFGSPALINRVGRYGVQHQVKLPTLRRAISAGAPVSAAVLERFTSLLNPGVQVFTPYGATEALPVCSIGSTEILETTRKITDAGGGVCVGRPVEGIRLEIVQISDDPICSWHESLRVPTGKIGEIVVQGEQVTRGYYNRPESDHLSKIADPETGSFFHRMGDLGGRDEEGRIWFCGRKSHRVETESGPLYTIPCEAVFNAHPAVFRTALVGVGAPGELKPVLCVELEKDVKVDPELVRAELLSYAQDHIHTKSIETILFHPAFPVDIRHNAKIFREKLAVWAAARLK from the coding sequence ATGCTAGAGAGCGAACTGGTCAACATTGCAGCGCACCTGCCGGAGATGGCGAAGCGCCAGCCCGACACGAGGGCCATCATCTTCCCCAAGCAGAACCGGAGCTTGAGCTTCTCCGAGCTCAACACGCTGAGCGACCGGATCGCACGGGGGCTGATCGCCAACGGCATCTGCCGCGGCGTGCGCACTGTGCTTATGGTGACGCCTAGCCCGGAGTTCTTCGCTCTTACCTTCGCGCTCTTCAAGGTGGGCGCGGTGCCGGTATTGATCGACCCGGGGCTGGGGATCAAGAACCTGAAGCAGTGCTTTGCCGAGGCGCAGCCGCACGCCTTCATCGGCATCCCCAAGGCGCACCTAGCGCGGCTGATCTTCGGCTGGGGCAAGGAGACCATCCGGACCTGGATCACCGTCGGTCCGCGCCTTTTCTGGGAAGGAACCACCCTCAACAGGATCATCGACGAGCACACCGACGCTTCCCCCTTCGTCCCCGCCCCGACCAGCTCCGATGACGTCGCCGCCATCCTCTTCACCAGCGGCAGCACTGGGGTTCCCAAGGGGGCGGTCTACAGCCACGGCAATTTCGCGGCGCAGGTGCAGGCGCTGAAGCAGGTCTACGGCATCGAGCCGGGCGAGATCGACCTCCCTACCTTCCCGCTCTTCGCCCTTTTCGCCCCCGCCCTCGGCATGACCGCCGTTATCCCGGAGATGGACTTTACCCGCCCGGGGTCGGTGGACCCGAAGAAGATCATCGGCGCCATCCATACCTACGGCGTCACCACCATGTTCGGCTCACCCGCACTGATTAACCGGGTCGGGCGCTACGGGGTGCAGCACCAGGTGAAGCTTCCCACCTTGAGACGCGCCATCTCGGCCGGCGCCCCGGTGTCGGCTGCGGTACTGGAGCGCTTCACTTCGCTCCTGAACCCCGGCGTGCAGGTCTTCACCCCTTACGGCGCCACCGAGGCGCTCCCCGTCTGCTCCATCGGCAGCACCGAGATCCTGGAAACCACCCGGAAGATCACCGATGCCGGCGGCGGCGTCTGCGTCGGCAGGCCGGTCGAGGGGATCCGACTGGAGATCGTCCAGATCAGCGACGACCCTATCTGCAGCTGGCACGAATCGCTGCGGGTACCGACCGGGAAGATCGGCGAGATCGTGGTGCAGGGGGAGCAGGTCACCAGGGGGTACTACAACCGCCCGGAATCGGACCATCTCTCCAAGATCGCCGATCCCGAGACAGGTTCCTTCTTCCACCGCATGGGGGATCTGGGCGGGCGCGACGAGGAAGGTAGGATCTGGTTCTGCGGACGCAAGTCGCACCGCGTGGAGACCGAGTCCGGGCCGCTTTACACTATCCCGTGCGAGGCAGTGTTCAACGCCCACCCGGCGGTGTTCCGCACCGCGCTGGTGGGGGTGGGAGCACCCGGCGAGCTGAAGCCCGTGCTCTGCGTGGAGCTGGAAAAGGACGTCAAGGTGGATCCTGAACTGGTCCGGGCCGAGCTTCTCTCATACGCACAGGACCACATCCACACCAAGTCGATTGAAACCATACTATTCCACCCGGCCTTCCCGGTGGACATCCGTCACAACGCCAAGATCTTTCGGGAAAAACTGGCGGTCTGGGCGGCTGCGAGGCTCAAATGA